The DNA window tctaatttcttttttaagtcctctacttccatttctacggctgtttctcgttcttccaccttgtccactctttttcctatatctgacatgaccatctctattctattcattttttcttctgcacttttaattcttctttttatttcactaaattcttgtaattgccattcttttactgattccatatattctttaaaaaaaatatatccattgttttgcctttcccttcttcttccatttctctatgttcttcttcttcttcttcttcctttgggttggtcatctgttgtttccttgttttctttttactctcttctttcttgttctcgttgttttctatgttctcttcctgttgttgtgttgtagctgtcattctcagctgtggagatcgactcctcagctgttccccccctcccgtcagtgtttttttttcatgcgcagttgcgcacttttacttggctccgcgagccatttttgtagtcccgagctcgggacttccactgaccttagggagcaggcttctctctccgcggtgggcctcctcggacaggtaaggccttcaccttcttcttccaacgttctttcttcttctcttcttccctttgCTTTCAACTTttatttcttcgctgccattttcttcccacctttacttttactttgttttaatttttattcttgtacttttgtgttttgtgtattttttaaaaacttttctggagagggctggagttccctgaccggccactactccatcacgtgactcctcctgctTCAATCATTGAGGTCATTCTGGCTCCCTCTCATCTACCAGTGCGAGGTCACAAATCCCAAGGATTTTGCTGCAGGCTCCACACAAGACCATGAGTTGCAGAGAGTTATGTACGCATTTCAGGCCAACATGCAAACAGCCTCCTCCCTATCAACTCTGTTTATACCTCCCATTGTCTCTGGAGCCCTGCTGAGATATTGAAGGTGTTTCCCATCCCATTCACCTCATTATACCTGTGCTAACTCTGTGAAATGCATGTCTTTCTTTATCTTCCTTTTCCCTGAAGTCCTCTTCAAATGTACTTTGCTCACTTCAAAGTTCTTGTTGGGTCTTCTGCAAACTATCAACTCTGTGCATAACTCTCGCTGCCTCACCACCAAAGTTGCTAATATAGTAAGGGACCCATTCCCACCCTGCTCTTACACATTCTTCCTTTAGTGACGCAGAACGTACGTGTGTTTAAAAACTCGAACTTGCGGAATTGAGgactgtttctttcctgctgttatcagactcttaaatggaccccTTCTCGGTAAAAGATGACACCCCTGCATTGTTTATTCTTTTTTGTAACCTGCTCTCTCTGACTTGCTGTTTCATTGTTGTACGACTAGCTGTGTCTGGGTGTAGGTTGACTATGTATAGACGTGTGTAAAAGTTGATACTATGTAAAcgtggacccccccaccccccctcacaatttttgGCCCTGGCCAATGGAGCTCCCGATGACTTGACTGCAGATTCTTACCCGAGCTCCCCACACCCCGGCTTTGGTCTCTCTCCTAGGCTCCGGCCACCCGACCGCCCATCTGGGATCCCGATGCCCTGACCATGGATCCTCGCTCTAGCcaccctcccatctgagctcccgaaaCCACGGCCACCCACCGAtgcgagctcccgatgccctggctGCCCACCTGCCTGTCTGAGCTCCTGAGGCCTTGGCCTTGGATTCTCTGCTAGGCTCCGGCCACCCGACTGCCCATATGGGATCCTGACGCCCCGAATGACACAGGTACTTATTGTGGTCAAAAGTAGTAAACATGTAATAATCattcccctaaattttaccctaaaaattggtccacaaaatttgacttatTACACGCATATATATGGTAATTTGCATCGCACTGATTTTCACGGTATTGTGGGATGATTTAATTTGACTAGTTGCATTCCAGGTGGTgaatgtttctctctctctctcctgaagGTGGTCTTCATGATATGGAATGCCTTGAACGATCCCCTCTTCGGCTACTTGCAGGACAACTCCCAGCTTCCATGCTGTTCCAAGCGCCGTCTCTCCATCCTCTACGGTGCTCCATTTTACGCCATCACTTTTCTGTTGCCGTGGTTCCCCTGGCGGGGCTATCAGGAAGGCGACTGGCTCTGCGGCCTCCATCTGATCGTTGCCCTGTGCGCCTTCGACGGGATGCTGACCTTCGTACTCCTGGCCCAGTGCTCGCTGTTCGCCGAGATCTCGACCAGGCATGACAACCGGCTGAGGCTTATCAAATACAACCAGATGGCCTCGTTGGTCGGCTCCTCTGGGGTCCTGTTCTGCGGTCTAGTCTCCACCAACATGGAAAACTTCTTCAACTTCCAGTTGTTCATGATGGTCACCGCAGTGACGGCCTTCACCTGCATGCATTACACAGGGCTGCACAGTGTGAGTCAGTACGAGCAGGGCGAGAAGTCTGCGCGGGACAAAGCGCAGCATGAGGCTGACCTCTCCTGGACCTCCATCTTCAACCTGACCAAACAAATCGTCACCCAGCGAGACTTCCTGCTCTTTGTTATGATGAACTTCTTACAGGTTTTCCACCTGGCCTTCCTCAACAACTTCATGCTGATTTTTGCTGACCACCTCATCCCCCCGGATGTGCTCCCATCCTTTGTAAAGAGTATCATGTATGGAGCTGGATTTATCTTCCCTCAGGTAATCCTCCCTCCAGGTCCACACCCCTTTCTGCTGAAGGCAGCTTACTTCacataaaagcacaatgctggagaaacttggcaggtcaaacagcaaagatgGAGACACgtcgtttcaagcttgagcccttcatcaaggcacaaGCATAGTGTAGGCAGAGGCCACTAAGAaaatttcggacttgagcccttcatgtagGCAGAGTCCCCACATatcagaggaacagcagctcGTAATCCAACATcgccatctcttttttttttttttttttttttttatttaaattttttatttttcacaccataaatcacaatagccatgatatacactttttcttttccacacatttacagtgactttttctccctcccccctccctcctcccaagccacccccccatccccccccccctctcatccattttagttatacaatctaggttgcattaattcagttagacaatgttgtcattcaacaaaaatacaccagaaattctactgagtccattcttttcttctcttctccttccatcaacttaggtaatgtttgttcccggtaggttttcgctattgtatttaatgtaaggctcccatacttgttcgaatatttcaatattatttcttaaactatatgttattttttctaatggaatacatttattcatttctatatacca is part of the Narcine bancroftii isolate sNarBan1 chromosome 12, sNarBan1.hap1, whole genome shotgun sequence genome and encodes:
- the mfsd13al gene encoding transmembrane protein 180-like isoform X3; the protein is MIWNALNDPLFGYLQDNSQLPCCSKRRLSILYGAPFYAITFLLPWFPWRGYQEGDWLCGLHLIVALCAFDGMLTFVLLAQCSLFAEISTRHDNRLRLIKYNQMASLVGSSGVLFCGLVSTNMENFFNFQLFMMVTAVTAFTCMHYTGLHSVSQYEQGEKSARDKAQHEADLSWTSIFNLTKQIVTQRDFLLFVMMNFLQVFHLAFLNNFMLIFADHLIPPDVLPSFVKSIMYGAGFIFPQLLVLSGQSLLRKFGYYKIILFSFYLELLSAGIVLFFGPTHYNLLSLFLVGNMVMVSAIFSLFNLPLADIIDSDFQKYKRRFPLSSMVFGTNALFTKPAQSLAPMLVVTILNQFDYEQLKDKFTLADQSSLEDLHGVMFWLVCLTPLGIVILQILAWTPFSIRESHSDIPKYLDS
- the mfsd13al gene encoding transmembrane protein 180-like isoform X1 — protein: MKMNFLGIHQNAFTYSLTTLGASLMNNLFSFYYVKLFLNQYRISERDFHQAQVVFMIWNALNDPLFGYLQDNSQLPCCSKRRLSILYGAPFYAITFLLPWFPWRGYQEGDWLCGLHLIVALCAFDGMLTFVLLAQCSLFAEISTRHDNRLRLIKYNQMASLVGSSGVLFCGLVSTNMENFFNFQLFMMVTAVTAFTCMHYTGLHSVSQYEQGEKSARDKAQHEADLSWTSIFNLTKQIVTQRDFLLFVMMNFLQVFHLAFLNNFMLIFADHLIPPDVLPSFVKSIMYGAGFIFPQLLVLSGQSLLRKFGYYKIILFSFYLELLSAGIVLFFGPTHYNLLSLFLVGNMVMVSAIFSLFNLPLADIIDSDFQKYKRRFPLSSMVFGTNALFTKPAQSLAPMLVVTILNQFDYEQLKDKFTLADQSSLEDLHGVMFWLVCLTPLGIVILQILAWTPFSIRESHSDIPKYLDS
- the mfsd13al gene encoding transmembrane protein 180-like isoform X2; protein product: MKMNFLGIHQNAFTYSLTTLGASLMNNLFSFYYVKLFLNQYRISERDFHQAQVVFMIWNALNDPLFGYLQDNSQLPCCSKRRLSILYGAPFYAITFLLPWFPWRGYQEGDWLCGLHLIVALCAFDGMLTFVLLAQCSLFAEISTRHDNRLRLIKYNQMASLVGSSGVLFCGLVSTNMENFFNFQLFMMVTAVTAFTCMHYTGLHSVSQYEQGEKSARDKAQHEADLSWTSIFNLTKQIVTQRDFLLFVMMNFLQVFHLAFLNNFMLIFADHLIPPDVLPSFVKSIMYGAGFIFPQLLVLSGQSLLRKFGYYKIILFSFYLELLSAGIVLFFGPTHYNLLSLFLVGNMVMVSAIFSLFNLPLADIIDSDFQKYKRRFPLSSMVFGTNALFTKPAQSLAPMLVVTILNQFDYEQLKDKFTLADQSIYCHLRQCSLMGGAPDEN